In Sphingobacterium sp. PCS056, the following proteins share a genomic window:
- a CDS encoding RagB/SusD family nutrient uptake outer membrane protein — translation MKYYIIFLLSIGLTSCSKFLELKPDQNMEIPSTLADCELLLNDFTAMNMSYPVMTTLMGEEFYMHTEDWQTIVDMDERMGYIWTDEPVVGSLNWQGPYKTIYVSNQIFAIYNKLSQQDKFSEQGKQILGNAHFFRAFAYQQLLELYTLPYDPATASNELGLPLKLTPDVVPAEGRASLAVTYDQVVQDYKQAISLLNPTSIAKSRPTKGAAHAGLSRLYLDMRDYENAYLYADSAWNMQPTLIDYNTLDLYDEMAIPKNNQEIYFTALTGNSGSIGPFYNRINPDLIDLYESNDLRMSIYFQNNYFDPGTYGYKTNYDQSYIGTFIGLTTSEMLLIRSEAAARTGKSAIALSDINLLRKHRFAPEDYQEVQWGNAILLQEILKERRRELVFRGRRWADVKRLNQDAATQRTLTRTVDGESYQLVPGSLKFAALIPLIVTQLNPTIQQNRR, via the coding sequence ATGAAATATTATATTATTTTTTTGTTGTCCATAGGTCTGACCTCTTGTTCTAAGTTTTTGGAACTCAAGCCTGACCAAAATATGGAGATTCCGAGTACGCTCGCGGATTGCGAATTGCTTTTGAATGATTTTACCGCGATGAATATGTCGTACCCTGTTATGACCACGCTAATGGGTGAAGAATTCTATATGCATACCGAAGATTGGCAGACCATAGTTGATATGGATGAACGAATGGGCTATATCTGGACGGACGAACCTGTGGTTGGAAGTTTAAACTGGCAGGGACCTTATAAAACCATATATGTGTCCAATCAGATCTTTGCCATATACAATAAGCTCTCTCAGCAGGATAAGTTTTCGGAGCAAGGTAAGCAGATATTGGGCAATGCACATTTCTTTAGAGCATTTGCCTATCAGCAGCTTCTGGAGCTCTATACGCTTCCTTATGACCCTGCTACGGCATCGAACGAATTGGGTTTGCCACTCAAGTTAACACCTGATGTCGTTCCTGCAGAGGGTAGAGCAAGTCTAGCGGTTACTTATGATCAGGTGGTACAGGATTATAAACAGGCGATCAGTCTGTTAAACCCCACATCGATAGCTAAAAGTAGACCTACGAAAGGAGCGGCGCACGCAGGGTTGAGCCGTTTATATCTGGATATGCGCGATTATGAAAATGCTTATCTCTATGCTGACTCTGCATGGAATATGCAACCGACATTGATCGACTACAATACCCTCGATCTCTATGATGAAATGGCTATCCCTAAAAATAATCAGGAGATCTATTTTACAGCATTGACCGGTAATTCCGGATCGATAGGTCCATTCTACAATCGGATAAATCCGGATCTGATCGATCTCTACGAATCCAATGATCTGCGGATGTCCATCTACTTTCAAAACAATTACTTTGATCCCGGTACCTATGGCTACAAAACCAATTATGATCAAAGTTACATCGGTACTTTTATTGGTTTGACTACCAGTGAAATGCTGCTGATCCGTTCAGAAGCAGCGGCACGTACCGGTAAATCGGCGATCGCATTATCAGACATTAACTTGCTTCGCAAGCATCGCTTTGCTCCAGAGGATTATCAAGAAGTACAATGGGGTAATGCTATTTTACTGCAGGAGATTTTAAAAGAAAGAAGAAGAGAACTGGTGTTTCGAGGAAGACGTTGGGCAGATGTCAAACGGCTCAATCAGGATGCTGCGACTCAGCGTACCTTGACAAGAACGGTTGACGGCGAGTCCTATCAATTGGTACCTGGCAGTCTAAAATTTGCGGCACTGATCCCGCTGATCGTGACACAATTGAATCCTACGATCCAACAAAATAGAAGATAA
- a CDS encoding TlpA family protein disulfide reductase: MIIIYILLGIMPLYAQQNKKVDLSKRLTIGSTVPDMPVMDILNFPSSTIDLDDYKDKVLILDFWDTYCSTCIELMPHVKEVQKTVGDKAQIITVTWQSKEVIDQFFKGNKYLKEHQAYLPTIIADSLLKSYFPHQGVPHTVFIYKGKVKAITYFDYIKPEYIEKLIAEDRLDIPVKDDFSTKDVIPDQENLNLKGKVLITGYQDGLEFKGGLPIEQDSVTGLFVTSMINTGILDAFTRLHAIISPKYFLWIPGRMEWYVKDQNDYQYKPNSIGPRIWDTKNAICYQRFSQDTVSKEEMAKLVMQDLVSFLGVSVTIEKKEKEVVVIRKTTKSRVGIAKPESNRRVEGMENLAFLMDYSKMYPPTLDESGFTEIIDVPDFSSLEKLNQQILYYGLEAVLAKRVIDVMVIRELNKN; encoded by the coding sequence ATGATTATCATATACATATTACTCGGCATCATGCCCTTATATGCTCAACAAAACAAAAAAGTGGACCTGTCCAAACGACTTACCATAGGATCGACAGTTCCTGATATGCCTGTTATGGATATATTAAATTTTCCGTCCAGTACCATAGATCTGGACGATTATAAGGATAAGGTTTTGATCCTTGATTTTTGGGATACCTATTGCAGTACCTGTATTGAGTTGATGCCCCATGTCAAAGAAGTACAGAAAACAGTAGGGGACAAAGCGCAGATCATTACGGTGACCTGGCAGTCTAAGGAAGTCATTGATCAATTTTTTAAAGGTAATAAATACCTGAAGGAGCATCAGGCCTATTTACCTACAATCATTGCAGATTCTTTGCTCAAAAGTTATTTTCCTCATCAAGGGGTACCGCATACAGTCTTTATTTATAAAGGTAAAGTTAAAGCCATCACGTATTTTGATTATATCAAACCGGAGTATATTGAGAAACTGATCGCTGAAGACAGATTGGATATTCCGGTGAAAGATGACTTTAGTACGAAAGACGTGATTCCAGATCAGGAAAACTTAAATTTAAAAGGAAAAGTATTGATCACCGGATATCAGGATGGGTTGGAGTTTAAAGGTGGGCTACCGATCGAGCAAGATTCGGTAACAGGTCTGTTTGTGACCAGCATGATCAATACCGGAATTCTGGATGCATTCACTCGGTTACATGCTATAATCAGTCCCAAGTACTTCCTTTGGATCCCCGGAAGGATGGAATGGTATGTCAAAGATCAGAATGACTATCAATATAAACCGAATTCTATAGGTCCTAGAATATGGGACACGAAAAATGCCATCTGCTATCAACGTTTTAGTCAGGATACTGTATCCAAGGAAGAGATGGCTAAGTTGGTTATGCAAGATCTGGTTTCATTTTTAGGAGTAAGCGTAACGATCGAGAAAAAGGAAAAAGAAGTTGTCGTGATCAGAAAAACGACGAAATCGAGAGTAGGTATTGCAAAACCGGAGAGTAACCGTCGGGTTGAAGGAATGGAAAATCTTGCCTTTTTAATGGATTACAGTAAAATGTATCCACCAACATTAGATGAATCTGGATTTACCGAAATCATTGATGTCCCTGATTTTTCTTCATTAGAAAAACTTAATCAACAAATACTTTATTATGGCTTGGAAGCTGTATTGGCAAAAAGGGTTATTGATGTGATGGTAATAAGAGAATTAAACAAAAATTAA
- a CDS encoding helix-turn-helix domain-containing protein → MAQAVSYHFTTQSTSSDSDLHTKVDRMLRLLEGRQQDEGSKLVGTMSTQEAADFVAISKRTFERKVQQGLISPIAKHKKKNQFSKQAVLEFFIAYRGYQPAQLP, encoded by the coding sequence ATGGCTCAAGCAGTATCCTATCATTTTACAACACAATCCACCTCATCAGACTCCGATCTGCATACCAAAGTGGATCGGATGCTCAGGCTGCTTGAAGGACGGCAGCAGGACGAAGGGAGCAAGCTCGTCGGCACCATGAGCACGCAGGAGGCTGCGGATTTTGTTGCCATTTCCAAACGCACTTTTGAACGTAAAGTACAGCAGGGCCTGATCAGTCCGATCGCTAAGCATAAGAAGAAGAATCAATTTTCAAAGCAGGCTGTCCTCGAGTTTTTTATCGCTTATCGGGGCTATCAGCCCGCGCAATTGCCTTAG
- a CDS encoding DUF6266 family protein translates to MGTIRQGANGSFRGKAGSVIGSSWKGIDYIKGLPKKRTKGATEEQLIVQARFYVMSKFLMPIAPILRLGFGQVNANRMTPTNAALQQNISQAVVGSYPNFELDYSKIMISSGSYIGGGAMAVSASLGVLSVDWDFSLNSLYDSKADDQVIILLYQPKADEFMTTPTPATRANGTIDITVPPHLLGSKGHVWIFFADRKGTKVSRSTYLGEVDLL, encoded by the coding sequence ATGGGAACAATTAGACAAGGTGCCAATGGGAGTTTTCGAGGTAAAGCCGGCAGCGTGATAGGTTCAAGCTGGAAGGGTATCGACTACATCAAAGGGCTGCCCAAAAAGCGGACAAAAGGAGCTACAGAAGAGCAGCTTATCGTGCAGGCACGATTTTATGTGATGTCAAAATTCTTGATGCCCATAGCCCCAATCTTGCGCCTGGGTTTTGGTCAGGTCAATGCCAATCGGATGACGCCGACCAATGCGGCCCTGCAGCAGAATATCAGTCAGGCAGTGGTGGGCTCTTATCCAAATTTTGAACTGGACTACAGTAAGATCATGATCAGTTCGGGCTCCTATATCGGTGGCGGTGCGATGGCCGTATCGGCATCGCTTGGGGTACTTTCGGTAGACTGGGATTTTTCGCTCAACAGCCTATATGATTCCAAGGCAGATGATCAGGTCATTATCTTACTTTATCAGCCCAAGGCGGATGAATTTATGACGACCCCTACGCCGGCCACACGTGCCAATGGAACCATCGATATTACGGTACCACCGCATCTGCTGGGGTCAAAGGGGCATGTATGGATCTTCTTTGCCGACCGTAAAGGGACCAAGGTATCCAGAAGTACCTATCTGGGAGAAGTGGACTTACTGTAA
- a CDS encoding DUF6266 family protein, which yields MLMISNKEKTQEQPNKAKSTQLGFKLVRYFLNPLNLLIQIGFATRKKGKTALGRAMSHHLRNAVTGEYPDMKIDPAKAKISEGTLAPLLSPQAERVGDCMTVKWALPNQFIADHSHWDDQVILCVYDIEAGNAAVNEQQVIRKDAYMKLQLPSVLRDRPVHLYLMLHDRDKRMVSNSLYLGSF from the coding sequence ATGTTGATGATATCCAATAAAGAAAAAACGCAGGAGCAGCCCAACAAGGCCAAATCGACCCAGCTTGGATTTAAGTTGGTCCGCTATTTCCTCAATCCGCTCAATCTGTTGATCCAGATTGGCTTTGCGACCCGTAAGAAAGGAAAAACAGCACTTGGCAGGGCCATGTCGCATCATTTACGCAATGCGGTCACCGGAGAGTATCCGGATATGAAGATCGATCCGGCCAAAGCAAAAATAAGTGAAGGAACCCTAGCTCCGTTGCTGTCCCCTCAAGCCGAACGTGTGGGCGACTGTATGACGGTGAAGTGGGCATTACCAAATCAATTTATCGCAGACCATAGCCACTGGGACGATCAAGTGATCCTGTGTGTCTATGATATCGAGGCCGGAAATGCAGCGGTCAATGAGCAGCAGGTGATCAGAAAAGATGCCTATATGAAGCTGCAGTTGCCTTCTGTCTTACGGGATAGACCCGTGCACCTGTACCTGATGCTGCACGATCGGGATAAACGGATGGTCTCCAACAGTCTGTATCTGGGTAGTTTTTAA
- a CDS encoding DUF5675 family protein, whose translation MLLQVIRIKQGKDSTLSEIYLNHRFICYGLEDIPREQKIPGSTCIPLGTYTLGFNRDGGMNGNYYDRYPQMHRGMIEIQDIPGFSYVYIHIGNTHKQTAGCLLVGTKYVFEKGDYRLEQSVTAYKKLYPLLVELMMKGEVVMEVTKLSSDGVTK comes from the coding sequence ATGCTGCTACAAGTCATCCGTATCAAACAGGGGAAGGACAGTACCCTGTCTGAAATCTATCTGAACCATCGGTTTATCTGCTATGGTCTGGAGGATATCCCCCGTGAGCAGAAGATCCCGGGGAGTACTTGTATCCCTTTGGGTACCTATACATTGGGCTTCAACCGAGATGGGGGTATGAATGGTAACTACTATGACCGCTATCCTCAGATGCATCGGGGTATGATCGAGATCCAGGATATCCCTGGTTTTAGTTATGTCTACATCCACATCGGCAATACGCATAAGCAAACTGCGGGCTGCCTGCTCGTGGGCACAAAGTATGTGTTTGAAAAAGGTGACTATCGCTTGGAACAGTCCGTTACGGCTTACAAAAAATTGTATCCCTTACTGGTGGAGCTTATGATGAAAGGGGAGGTTGTTATGGAAGTAACGAAGTTAAGTAGTGACGGAGTAACAAAGTAA